The following coding sequences are from one Capsicum annuum cultivar UCD-10X-F1 chromosome 3, UCD10Xv1.1, whole genome shotgun sequence window:
- the LOC107864594 gene encoding electron transfer flavoprotein subunit beta, mitochondrial isoform X2 yields MSMNPFCEIALEEALRVKELGLASEVVAVSVGPSQFTETLRTGLAMGADRAIHVEAPENIYPITIAKILKALVDVEKPGLLFLGKQAIDNDQNQTGQMVAGLLKWPQGTFASKVVLDKEKQVATVDREVDGGIETLCLNLPAVITTDLRLNQPRYATLPNIMKAKSKPIKKFTLQDLNIEIKSDLEVVEVTEPPKRKSGVIVSSVDELIDKLKNEARVI; encoded by the exons ATGTCGATGAACCCATTTTGTGAAATTGCCTTGGAAGAAGCTTTGCGGGTCAAAGAATTGGGTTTGGCATCGGAGGTAGTGGCTGTTAGTGTTGGTCCATCTCAGTTTACAGAGACTTTGCGAACCGGGTTAGCTATGGGAGCAGACAGGGCAATTCATGTAGAAGCACCTGAGAATATTTATCCAATTACAATTGCAAAGATTCTTAAAGCtcttgttgatgttgaaaaacCTGGTCTTCTTTTTCTTGGCAAACAG GCAATTGACAATGATCAAAACCAGACAGGCCAAATGGTTGCAGGACTTCTCAAGTGGCCACAGGGAACATTTGCTTCTAAG GTTGTGCTGGACAAAGAAAAACAGGTAGCTACAGTAGACAGAGAAGTTGATGGTGGTATCGAGACATTGTGTTTGAATTTGCCTGCAGTAATCAC CACTGATTTGAGACTGAATCAGCCAAGATATGCAACACTACCCAACATAATGAAAGCAAAGTCGAAgccaattaaaaaatttacactGCAAGACTTGAACATTGAGATCAAGTCCGATTTGGAAGTAGTTGAAGTAACCGAACCTCCCAAAAGGAAATCTGGTGTTATCGTTTCATCTGTGGATGAGCTGATTGACAAGCTGAAGAATGAAGCACGCGTAATTTGA
- the LOC107864594 gene encoding electron transfer flavoprotein subunit beta, mitochondrial isoform X1 encodes MKIMVAIKRVVDYAVKIRVKPDKSGVETKNVKMSMNPFCEIALEEALRVKELGLASEVVAVSVGPSQFTETLRTGLAMGADRAIHVEAPENIYPITIAKILKALVDVEKPGLLFLGKQAIDNDQNQTGQMVAGLLKWPQGTFASKVVLDKEKQVATVDREVDGGIETLCLNLPAVITTDLRLNQPRYATLPNIMKAKSKPIKKFTLQDLNIEIKSDLEVVEVTEPPKRKSGVIVSSVDELIDKLKNEARVI; translated from the exons ATGAAGATCATGGTAGCGATCAAACGTGTCGTTGATTATGCTGTCAAAATCCGAGTCAAACCTGATAAG AGTGGTGTAGAGACGAAAAATGTGAAGATGTCGATGAACCCATTTTGTGAAATTGCCTTGGAAGAAGCTTTGCGGGTCAAAGAATTGGGTTTGGCATCGGAGGTAGTGGCTGTTAGTGTTGGTCCATCTCAGTTTACAGAGACTTTGCGAACCGGGTTAGCTATGGGAGCAGACAGGGCAATTCATGTAGAAGCACCTGAGAATATTTATCCAATTACAATTGCAAAGATTCTTAAAGCtcttgttgatgttgaaaaacCTGGTCTTCTTTTTCTTGGCAAACAG GCAATTGACAATGATCAAAACCAGACAGGCCAAATGGTTGCAGGACTTCTCAAGTGGCCACAGGGAACATTTGCTTCTAAG GTTGTGCTGGACAAAGAAAAACAGGTAGCTACAGTAGACAGAGAAGTTGATGGTGGTATCGAGACATTGTGTTTGAATTTGCCTGCAGTAATCAC CACTGATTTGAGACTGAATCAGCCAAGATATGCAACACTACCCAACATAATGAAAGCAAAGTCGAAgccaattaaaaaatttacactGCAAGACTTGAACATTGAGATCAAGTCCGATTTGGAAGTAGTTGAAGTAACCGAACCTCCCAAAAGGAAATCTGGTGTTATCGTTTCATCTGTGGATGAGCTGATTGACAAGCTGAAGAATGAAGCACGCGTAATTTGA
- the LOC107866609 gene encoding RING-H2 finger protein ATL16, translated as MDLVRLKYFESISHMKNHPINPPPTSASIFGSPIHSSSSSSSHHAGFPIIAVAIIGILATGILLVSYYIFVIKCCLNWHRIDLLRRFSFSRNRRIEDPLMVYSPAVENRGLDESVIRSIPIYRYKRRGENSRIDQCECAVCLNEFQENDKLRVIPNCAHIFHIDCIDVWLQNNANCPLCRNSISSSTTIANTKLLLPLDPIIAPSSTPHQDPNLENFRDEDYVVIEIANNSESFSTSGRPDQESLNSGEIEKKVASRKCKKFNHVTSMGDECINMRKTDDEFASIQPIRRSFSMDSATDRQLYVAIQEIIMQQQRQVTDISPFESSCSRVKRSFFSFGHVRGSRNVVLPIHLEP; from the coding sequence atGGATCTAGTTAGACTAAAGTACTTTGAATCAATATCACACATGAAAAATCATCCAATTAATCCTCCTCCAACTTCTGCTTCAATTTTTGGTTCACCTatacattcttcttcttcttcttcttctcatcatGCTGGCTTTCCTATTATAGCAGTTGCCATTATTGGAATATTAGCTACTGGAATATTGCTAGTTAGCTACTACATTTTTGTGAtcaaatgctgcttgaattggCATAGAATTGATCTTTTAAGGCGATTTTCGTTCTCTAGAAATCGACGTATTGAAGACCCTTTAATGGTGTATTCACCAGCAGTAGAAAATAGGGGATTGGACGAATCTGTGATTCGTTCAATCCCCATTTATCGATACAAGAGAAGGGgagaaaattcaagaattgaTCAATGTGAATGTGCTGTTTGTTTGAATGAGTTTCAAGAAAATGATAAGCTAAGAGTTATACCAAATTGTGCACATATTTTTCACATTGATTGTATTGATGTTTGGCTACAAAATAATGCAAATTGCCCACTTTGTAGGAATAGTATTTCATCATCTACAACAATTGCTAACACTAAATTGTTGTTACCTTTGGATCCAATCATTGCTCCAAGTTCAACACCTCATCAAGATCCAAATCTTGAAAATTTTAGAGATGAAGATTATGTCGTCATAGAAATAGCAAACAATAGCGAGAGTTTTAGTACATCAGGCCGACCTGATCAAGAAAGTTTGAATTCaggggaaatagaaaaaaaagttgcATCAAGAAAATGCAAAAAGTTCAATCATGTAACAAGCATGGGAGATGAATGCATTAACATGAGGAAAACAGATGATGAATTTGCATCAATTCAGCCTATAAGAAGATCATTTTCAATGGATTCAGCGACGGATCGACAACTTTACGTAGCAATTCAGGAGATTATAATGCAGCAACAAAGGCAAGTTACTGATATTAGTCCCTTTGAAAGTAGTTGTAGTAGAGTAAAaagatcatttttttcatttggaCATGTAAGGGGATCAAGAAATGTAGTTTTACCAATTCATTTAGAGccataa